The DNA segment GGAAGCCGCTCAGCCACCACGTGATGCGCGGGTATTGGGGAGAGGAGGCCCCGCCCCTCAAGTCACCGCGCGCCCGCCGCCGCGCGCTAACGTCCCGGGTCGGCTGGAGAAGGGGAAAGCGGGGGAGGGGAGCGCCGCGCGGGGGACGGACCAGGCGTCGCGGAGCCGCTTCCTCCCGCCTCGTCCAGGCCCCAGTGtccccaccaccgccaccaccacccgccaCGGCCCCGCCCCCTGGCCCGCGGCCCCAACCAATAGCTGTGCGGCGCGAGCGTCTCCGGCCGGGGGCGGGACTTGCGCAGGCCCGGCGCGCCTGCGCACTGCCGACTGCCCCTCGCCgcgaagaggaggaggaggtggtggtggagggggaggaggaggaggaggaggaggcggctcGGGGCAATCGAGAAGCGAGCCGGAGCGCGGGGCGCGAGTCGGAGTCCAGCCgagccgccgccgcctccccgcCTTCAGCGAGAGCCCCGGCCGGGGGCCCGCCACAACGCGCCCGGGCCTGCCTCGGCGTCAGGCCCCGCGGGCAGCGCCAGGCAGCCAGGGGGAGGGCGAGCAAGTGAGCGCCGGGAGGAGGCGGCCGGAGCGAGCGGGCGCCGCGCGTGTGGCGTGAGGGGAAGCCGCTGGCCGCCCCCTTGGCCGTCCCttcgctccccctccccgctcCCTGCCCCGACCGCGGAGGGCACCATGTCGGCGCCGACGGCCAAAGCCAGTAAAAAGGAGCTCAACTCCAACCACGACGGGGCCGACGAGACCTCAGGTGAGGACCGGGCGCGGCGGGGGCCCGGCCGCGCCGCCATCTTTCGGCCCGGGCCGCGGGACTGCGGGGGGCGCGCGGGGGCCCGCAGAGCCGGCGCCCTTTTTTTGTGCGGCGCGGGACCGGGGGGCCGGGGTGGCGGCGGGCGAGGCGGGGGCGCTGCGGCCTGCGCGGCGGGCGGAGACCCCCCCTTCCCCCCGCCCGcgctctcctccccctccctccctcccgagAAGCCTCTCTTTATTGTGCTCCGCCATGATGCCTCGCTCCCatcagccgccgccgccgccgccacatGGTGCGGCCGGACGCAGCCCTGCGGCCCGGCCTCTCCCGCCGTCCTGCTTCCCGCCCGGAGCCGGCACCGCGGCGGGACCGGGAGCCTGGGTCTGGGGCGGGGTGGCGACGCGGAGCCGGCGCGAGGATGCTCCGGGCTGCGCGGCTCGCACGCCCCACGTGGGGCAGCCACACTCGGCCGCGCCGGGCGCGCGAGGGATCTGGCCCGGAGGCGGAGGCTCGCAGGGCCTTCCACGGACCCTCAGGGCACCCAGCCCTCGCCGGGAGGCTCGTTCTTAGCAAAGGGCAGCGGCGGAGCCTGGGGCTGGTTACCGGAAATGGACCGCGCGAGCGGGGCCCCCTCACGCCCACTTGGCTTTGTAAAGGCCTTCACAGTCCTCACCGGACAAAAGGGCACGAATCTGGAGCACACCCCCTTTCCTCCCGGTGCTTGCTAGTTTGGGGGACGGCCTTTTCCCTGTAAGTGCGTTCAGAAATCGCGCACGGCCGCGTGTGATGACCAGTCTCCTCGGGATTGGGTTGAAGGAGTTGGAATCGGGTCCCCGATCTCCCACTGCAGAGGCGGCTCTGGTGGACTGGTGGCTGGCTGGTCTTTGTTGGTATATGTTGATAACCGGAATAGGCGGTGGTATTCTGTTTTAAAGCCGTTGTACCAGTTGGTAGTATCCGAATTTGTCATGGATTAGTTTCCACATTCAGTTAGCAGCTGGCACATTTTACTGCAAGTGTATAATGTGATTAGTAATAAACACGAAGTATTTCTGAATGAGGCTTAGCCTCTTCCTCACCTTTCATAATGAAGGCCGATGATTGAAGCCTTAAACTCTTAAAAAGTGATCCAGTAATGAAGCATTTTCCTGAGCAGGCTAGCAGATACTTTAATTTAGGGTCAAGAAACGAGAAAGTAATTTGTCAACTGCATGCTTGAGCACGTGGGGAGCATGCTTTGCAGGAAGCACATTCCTACACATGTCGGGAAGTGTAGCTTGTAATTTGTATTGAGTCTCgtcccttttttgttttgcagAAAAAGAACAGCAAGAAGCAATTGAACACATTGACGAAGTACAAAATGAAATAGACAGGTAAATTTATTTAATTCACTTTATGGAAGTTTTCTTGAGAATCTGATTGGCTAGCAGTCAGTCAAGGAAGGTTTTGGTGAATGTGTCCGGTTTCTTGGTCTAGTGATAACTCCTGGTTAACttaaacatacctcaacctcccAGATACAGGGAGACTGTAGGTTGGGTTTGCTTTTGGAGGCTACAAAATTGCCTGGCTACCTGGATTTTCATGGATAGTATGGCACCTTCGCTTAATACTTGGTGTTACTGGGAGGCCCAATCTCAATAGCCTGGAATAGACTGTGCTGAAATACAATGTTGCCAGGACTGGAGATGCCCAGTTGGTTCTGTGGATTTGGTTCTCAGAAAGGCCTGGGGGCTGTTGTGCCACATACTAGGCCCCTACGGGAGAATAATGTTGCTAAGATGTGTCAGTTTGGATATTTAGCTTTACTGTCTTCAGGGATAAACTGGGGAGTCTGCTTCTATACATTTTTGTTTGCAGTCCTGAAGCCAGTAAGAAATTTTGTGGTTGTAAACAGTTGTATCTGTCAGCCATCACAGTCAATATGCCTTCGTTGTTTCAGACTTAATGAACAAGCAAGTGAGGAAATACTAAAAGtagaacaaaaatataataaactccGCCAACCGTTTTTTCAGAAGAGGTCAGAATTGATCGCTAAAATCCCAAATTTTTGGGTAACCACATTTGTCAACCATCCACAAGGTATGTGGGGGGTTAGCAATAATGAAGGTTATTGGGGGGCATTTGTCCAGGAATTGGGGCATTCTGGGGGCACAGTCAGGACAAAGTCCTGGAATTAGTGGGTTTGTCAGCAAAGCTGTTACTGAACTTGGAAACACTATAAAGTGGTCATTAAGTGAGTTGCTTCTCTAGTGTCTGCACTGCTTGGGGAGGAAGACGAAGAGGCTCTGCATTATTTAACCAGAGTTGAAGTAACAGAATTTGAAGACATTAAATCAGGTTACAGAATAGATTTTGTAAGTATCGAACATCCAGTTTGCCACTGAGAATGAATGTATGCTTTGGTTATGAGAGTTGTTTATTGATTGCTAATCTTTTGATTTATTACAGTATTTTGATGAAAATCCCTACTTCGAAAATAAAGTTCTCTCCAAAGAATTTCATCTGAATGAGAGTGGTGACCCATCCTCAAAGTCCACTGAAATCAAATGGAAATCTGGAAAGGTATTTGATAGATTGTGGCTTAGCTGAATCTGCTAGTGCTCAGTACCTTAGATCACTGGGTGAAAAGTTTAGAAATTCTGGTTTGTAGAGGTCAGATACAATACTAATTGTACAAAGTTTGCATAGTGCACTATATCTTCCTCACAGAGATTTGTTTTTCAATATTCTTTTGGAGTCACGGGTCTGACTTCTAGGTCTACAGTGGAAGTGATTTTTATGAAATCAAATAGACACATAACTTCTGTGAAAGCACttgacacacacattttataattgTTCTTAGTAATTGCTCTATAGTGATCTTTAGTGCTTTGGGGGATTTGGGTGTGGTAGAAAGCTAATATTGGGACATACTGATGTTTTCATTTAGGATTTGACAAAACGCTCGAGTCAAACACAGAATAAGGCCAGCAGGAAGAGACAACATGAAGAGCCAGAGAGCTTCTTTACCTGGTTTACTGACCACTCTGATGCAGGTGCAGATGAGTTAGGAGAAGTCATCAAAGATGACATTTGGCCAAACCCCTTGCAGTACTATTTGGTGAGTTGGTGATGTTCATTCACTTGAGGGTATTAATGTGTCCTACAAAGAGAGTTCAGTCCATAAAGGAACATCGCCTGGTTTTTTAAGGTTCCTGATATGGACGatgaagagggagaggcagaagatgatgacgatgatgatgaagaagaagaaggcttgGAAGATATTGATGAAGAAGGAGATGAAggtgaagaagatgaagatgaagatgatgatgaaggggaagaaggagaggtaAGGAAACTTGTTAAACCCCTAGTGACtttggaaattatatatataaagaacataataataaataataataaaactgtaGAATATAATTAGAATGTGGGGAGATCAGGGGAGATGAGGTATTAACATGTGAgactttttctctgtttaaagtTTAGTCTACATGTCTGTACTACATGTGCTTTATCTGCAAAGATCaaaagagggcataggatcccctAGTACTAAAGTTAAGAGTGATTGTGAGCttctgtgtgggtgttggggtcCTAAAGCGCTCTTAATCCAGGAACATACATACTCTTCCTGCCAGTGTTTGCTTAATGAAGATTCATATTTCACCTAGAAGAACTGGGTTATCCACGGAGTGTTCTGTGTTAGATAAGGTTCATTGTGTGTTCAAAAGTAGTGAAAAGTCTTAGAATTTGCCCCATGGTTGACTGGTCCCTTGTTCTTTCAGGAGGATGAAGGCGAGGATGACTAGCAGAGAAGACTGATGGATTCcgactcttttttattttctttttattaaatttctccagtccctgggaGCAAGTTGCAGTCATTTCCCTCCCGTCCCCAATCCCTCTTGTGCTCAGTCGCCCTGTTTCTGAGGTCTCGCTTCTCAATACCATGGTTCTCAACTTATTTTTGGGGAAATGTCTTGAGCAAaatacaatgggaaaagaaagaatctcCACTACTCTGTTCtacattcatttttatcttttcttgtcTTGAACTGTGGattcaacaccaccaccaccgtgctctgtgggaaaaaagaaaagccctcCAGCCCCTTTGGCTCTGCTGGAGGCTGGAGGGTGCTAGGCCCCTGTGTAGTAGTGCATAGAATTCtagcttttttcctttctctgtatatTGGGCTCAGAGATTACACTGTGTCTATGTGAATACAGACAGTTAGCATTTACCAACATGTATCTGTCTACTTTCTcttgtttaataaaaagaaaaaaaaagaaaaaaagggggggttagAAGGTCAGCAAGGGTGGGTTTGAGGTGTCTGGGGGGGTAAGTGGGCATTGTGacaacatggcttctcctttggCATGTTTAATTGTGATGTTTAACAGACATCCTTGCAGTTTAAGatgacacttttaaaataaaattctctcctAACGATGACTCGAGCCCTACCACTCAATGGGAGAATCAGCAGAACCTGTAGGGGTTTATTTGGAGTTCACATTCTCTgttgtaactttatttttaatttttttttatttttagttttttggttttcacTGGAAGGAAAAGATGCTCATTTTAAATGTTGAAGTGTACAAGTTGCTTTGTTACAATAAAACCAATGTGTACACAAAGGACCGGATGCTTTTCTATCAGAACAGATGCTCAATATGACCTTCCGAGTTTGACCTGCATAA comes from the Microtus pennsylvanicus isolate mMicPen1 chromosome 9, mMicPen1.hap1, whole genome shotgun sequence genome and includes:
- the Set gene encoding protein SET isoform X2: MAPKRQSALLPQSKKPKSAPSPKLEDKSASPGLPKGEKEQQEAIEHIDEVQNEIDRLNEQASEEILKVEQKYNKLRQPFFQKRSELIAKIPNFWVTTFVNHPQVSALLGEEDEEALHYLTRVEVTEFEDIKSGYRIDFYFDENPYFENKVLSKEFHLNESGDPSSKSTEIKWKSGKDLTKRSSQTQNKASRKRQHEEPESFFTWFTDHSDAGADELGEVIKDDIWPNPLQYYLVPDMDDEEGEAEDDDDDDEEEEGLEDIDEEGDEGEEDEDEDDDEGEEGEEDEGEDD
- the Set gene encoding protein SET isoform X1, which produces MSAPTAKASKKELNSNHDGADETSEKEQQEAIEHIDEVQNEIDRLNEQASEEILKVEQKYNKLRQPFFQKRSELIAKIPNFWVTTFVNHPQVSALLGEEDEEALHYLTRVEVTEFEDIKSGYRIDFYFDENPYFENKVLSKEFHLNESGDPSSKSTEIKWKSGKDLTKRSSQTQNKASRKRQHEEPESFFTWFTDHSDAGADELGEVIKDDIWPNPLQYYLVPDMDDEEGEAEDDDDDDEEEEGLEDIDEEGDEGEEDEDEDDDEGEEGEEDEGEDD